The following are encoded in a window of Brevibacillus ruminantium genomic DNA:
- the ilvB gene encoding biosynthetic-type acetolactate synthase large subunit: protein MSVQIAELQGKNGLPPVKFGEEVSGAETLLRCLILEQVEYIFGYPGGAVLPIYDSLYGSYFKHILTRHEQGAIHAADGYARATGKPGVVIATSGPGATNLVTGIATAQMDSVPLVCITGNVAQNLIGTDAFQEANITGITIPITKHSYFVRDIRDLPRVVKEAFHIATTGRPGPVLIDIPKDVSNAVAPFTYPDQVEIRAYKSAVEPTDEEVQAFVQAISESKRPVIMAGGGIISAGADQELLAFAEAARIPVINTFMGLGGFPGVHELALGMPGMHGSYTANQALLNADCVIGLGARFDDRITMGRTKEFAPKARIVHVDIDPAELGKNVSTAIKVTGDVKSTLKKALPLVSRCDSEEWIDQLKKWQEEFPYSYKKDGDVLKPQAVIELLYQSTNGEAIVTTDVGQHQMWTAQYYKFKHTRSFLSSGGLGTMGFGFPAAIGAQIAHPDRTVIAVVGDGGFQMTNQELAILSQYKVPVKVAIINNQCLGMVRQWQELFYDNRYSQIDLTCSPDFVKLSEAYGVKGLRASTPEEAKAVWAEALAHDGPVVVDFRVAQEENVYPMVAAGNTLDQMVLGDE from the coding sequence ATGAGTGTACAAATCGCCGAATTGCAAGGAAAAAACGGCTTGCCGCCAGTCAAATTCGGTGAAGAGGTGTCAGGTGCGGAAACGCTGCTGCGCTGTCTGATCTTGGAGCAAGTCGAGTACATTTTTGGTTATCCGGGTGGTGCGGTTCTTCCCATCTACGACTCACTCTATGGGAGTTACTTCAAGCACATTCTGACGCGTCACGAGCAAGGTGCGATACACGCGGCAGACGGGTACGCAAGAGCAACCGGGAAACCTGGAGTGGTCATCGCGACCTCTGGTCCTGGGGCTACCAACCTGGTCACAGGAATTGCCACGGCTCAGATGGACTCTGTTCCGCTGGTCTGCATCACTGGAAACGTCGCTCAGAATTTGATCGGGACAGACGCCTTCCAGGAAGCCAATATCACGGGAATCACGATTCCGATCACCAAGCACAGCTACTTCGTCAGAGACATCCGGGATCTGCCGCGCGTCGTAAAAGAAGCGTTCCATATCGCGACGACAGGCCGTCCGGGACCGGTACTGATCGATATACCGAAAGACGTAAGCAACGCAGTCGCACCGTTTACGTATCCCGATCAGGTCGAGATTCGCGCGTACAAATCCGCTGTGGAGCCAACCGATGAAGAAGTACAGGCTTTTGTTCAAGCCATTTCCGAATCCAAACGGCCAGTCATCATGGCGGGGGGCGGAATCATCTCGGCAGGTGCAGACCAGGAACTGCTTGCCTTCGCGGAGGCAGCACGGATTCCGGTGATCAACACCTTCATGGGATTGGGCGGTTTCCCGGGTGTGCATGAGCTCGCATTGGGAATGCCGGGGATGCACGGCAGCTACACAGCCAACCAGGCACTCCTGAATGCAGACTGTGTGATCGGCCTCGGAGCGCGCTTCGACGACCGGATCACGATGGGACGAACCAAAGAATTTGCTCCCAAAGCACGGATTGTTCACGTCGACATCGATCCGGCCGAGCTGGGCAAAAACGTCTCCACAGCGATCAAGGTGACCGGCGATGTGAAGAGCACCCTGAAAAAAGCACTTCCGCTGGTATCGCGCTGCGACTCAGAAGAATGGATTGACCAACTGAAGAAATGGCAGGAGGAGTTCCCGTACAGCTACAAAAAAGACGGAGATGTCCTGAAGCCGCAAGCAGTCATTGAGCTGTTGTACCAATCGACCAACGGCGAAGCGATCGTGACGACGGATGTCGGACAGCATCAGATGTGGACAGCTCAGTACTACAAGTTCAAGCACACCCGTTCCTTCCTCTCTTCTGGCGGACTGGGGACGATGGGCTTCGGCTTCCCGGCAGCAATCGGTGCGCAAATCGCGCATCCTGACCGCACAGTTATCGCCGTAGTAGGGGATGGCGGCTTCCAGATGACCAATCAGGAGCTGGCGATTTTGTCTCAGTACAAAGTACCGGTCAAAGTAGCGATCATCAACAACCAATGTCTCGGCATGGTGCGCCAGTGGCAAGAGCTGTTCTACGACAATCGCTACAGCCAAATTGACCTCACTTGCAGTCCTGATTTCGTCAAGCTGTCTGAGGCATACGGGGTGAAGGGCCTGCGGGCTTCGACACCGGAAGAGGCCAAAGCCGTGTGGGCAGAAGCACTCGCGCACGATGGCCCGGTGGTAGTGGATTTCCGCGTCGCTCAGGAGGAAAACGTCTATCCGATGGTTGCCGCAGGAAACACACTAGATCAAATGGTATTGGGGGACGAATAG
- the sat gene encoding sulfate adenylyltransferase gives MTITSLPHGGILINRLTESTELLASKANRRVVTVDRWTQSDIECIAIGAFSPLTGFLGETDYETVVDNMRLQNGIIWPLPVTLAVDEAAYGDVRIGEEVLLADEDGTMIALMTVESIYKPDKRREALHVFRTSDANHPGVKKLFEKPDLYLGGPISVQKRLIPALFAETYYTPAETREVFKKKGWKSIVGFQTRNPVHRAHEYIQKTALEIVDGLFLNPLMGETKADDVPAAVRMESYQALLAQYYPQDRVFLGSFPAAMRYAGPREAVFHALVRKNYGCTHFIVGRDHAGVGDYYGTYDAQHIFSEFLPGELGIELLFFEHSFYCTVCQGMATSKTCPHPGEKHVTLSGTKVREMLKEGITPPPEFSRPEVAKILIQGMAERKGAKL, from the coding sequence ATGACCATCACCAGCCTGCCCCACGGCGGCATTTTGATCAATCGTCTGACAGAGTCGACGGAGCTTTTGGCATCAAAAGCAAATCGCCGGGTCGTTACGGTAGATCGCTGGACCCAGTCGGACATAGAATGTATCGCCATCGGCGCTTTTTCACCCCTGACCGGCTTCCTTGGAGAGACTGATTATGAGACAGTCGTGGATAATATGCGTTTGCAAAACGGCATCATCTGGCCGCTTCCTGTGACGCTGGCTGTCGACGAAGCGGCGTATGGCGATGTCAGGATCGGGGAGGAGGTCCTGCTTGCTGATGAGGACGGGACAATGATCGCCCTCATGACAGTGGAAAGTATCTACAAGCCGGATAAAAGGCGAGAAGCCTTACATGTATTTCGGACGAGTGATGCCAATCATCCCGGTGTAAAAAAGCTCTTTGAGAAACCGGATCTCTATCTCGGGGGGCCGATATCTGTCCAGAAACGACTGATTCCCGCGCTGTTCGCGGAAACCTATTACACACCTGCCGAAACGAGGGAGGTTTTCAAGAAAAAAGGCTGGAAATCTATCGTCGGCTTTCAAACACGCAATCCCGTCCACCGAGCCCATGAATACATTCAAAAAACGGCTTTGGAGATCGTCGATGGCCTGTTCCTCAATCCGCTTATGGGGGAGACAAAGGCAGACGATGTCCCGGCCGCTGTGCGTATGGAAAGCTATCAGGCGCTGCTGGCACAATACTATCCGCAGGACCGCGTCTTTTTGGGTTCCTTTCCGGCAGCCATGAGGTATGCTGGTCCGCGGGAAGCCGTGTTTCACGCATTGGTTCGGAAAAATTACGGCTGCACGCATTTTATTGTTGGCCGGGATCACGCAGGTGTCGGTGATTACTACGGCACCTATGACGCCCAACATATTTTCTCCGAGTTTTTGCCAGGAGAGTTGGGCATCGAACTGCTCTTTTTTGAACATAGCTTTTACTGCACCGTCTGTCAGGGAATGGCCACGAGCAAAACCTGCCCGCATCCGGGGGAAAAGCATGTCACACTGTCCGGCACGAAGGTAAGGGAAATGCTGAAGGAGGGGATCACACCACCACCAGAATTTTCCCGCCCCGAGGTAGCCAAAATCTTGATCCAGGGAATGGCGGAAAGAAAAGGGGCAAAATTGTAA
- a CDS encoding phosphoadenylyl-sulfate reductase → MTYHGRFSREELNLTAYRLENKQPQDVIAWGVEQFGTDIILASSFGAEDVVLIDMLHQLAPQTPIFYLDTGKHFPETLETKDRLEERYGMSFIQVLPKLSLEEQEAAYGEKLWEREPNLCCQLRKVEPLTEILSKYSAWITGIRREQAPTRANAKKVEWDEKFQLVKLNPLADWTREQVWSYIRTNDVIYNPLHDRHYPSIGCSVCTRPVAPGEDPRAGRWSGFDKTECGLHK, encoded by the coding sequence ATGACCTATCACGGGAGGTTTTCCAGAGAAGAGCTGAACCTGACTGCTTATCGACTGGAAAACAAGCAGCCGCAGGACGTGATCGCCTGGGGAGTGGAACAATTCGGAACAGATATCATATTGGCATCCAGTTTTGGAGCAGAGGACGTGGTGTTGATCGACATGCTCCACCAGCTTGCCCCGCAGACCCCGATCTTCTACCTCGACACGGGCAAGCATTTTCCAGAGACGTTGGAGACCAAAGATCGCCTGGAAGAGCGCTACGGGATGTCGTTTATTCAGGTGCTGCCAAAGCTCAGTCTCGAAGAACAAGAAGCTGCGTATGGCGAAAAGCTGTGGGAAAGGGAACCGAATCTCTGCTGCCAGCTCCGCAAAGTTGAGCCGCTGACAGAAATTCTTTCGAAATATAGCGCGTGGATTACAGGGATTCGACGGGAGCAGGCACCAACGAGGGCGAACGCCAAAAAAGTGGAGTGGGATGAGAAGTTCCAGTTGGTCAAACTGAACCCGTTGGCTGATTGGACCCGCGAGCAGGTATGGTCGTATATACGAACGAACGACGTCATTTACAATCCGTTGCATGATCGGCATTACCCCAGCATTGGCTGCAGCGTATGCACACGTCCAGTCGCGCCGGGTGAAGACCCCCGGGCAGGACGGTGGAGTGGGTTTGACAAGACCGAATGCGGCCTGCATAAATGA
- the rplT gene encoding 50S ribosomal protein L20: MPRVKGGIVSRRRHKKILKLAKGYFGSKHRLFKSANAQVMKSLMYAYRDRRQKKRDFRKLWITRINAQARMNGLSYSRLMHGLKVAGVEVNRKMLADLAVNDKVAFNELAAVAKGKLNA; this comes from the coding sequence ATGCCAAGAGTAAAAGGTGGCATTGTTTCACGCCGTCGTCATAAAAAAATCCTGAAGCTGGCGAAAGGTTACTTCGGTTCCAAACATCGCCTGTTTAAATCCGCGAACGCACAGGTAATGAAATCCCTGATGTACGCGTACCGCGACCGTCGTCAGAAAAAACGTGATTTCCGCAAACTGTGGATCACTCGTATCAACGCACAAGCTCGCATGAACGGCCTGTCCTACAGCCGTCTGATGCACGGCCTGAAAGTGGCTGGCGTTGAAGTAAACCGCAAAATGCTGGCTGACCTGGCTGTGAATGACAAAGTGGCATTCAACGAGCTGGCTGCTGTAGCAAAAGGCAAACTGAACGCGTAA
- the rpmI gene encoding 50S ribosomal protein L35, producing the protein MPKMKTHRGAAKRFKKTGSGQLKRDHAYTSHLFANKSTKAKRHLRKGALVSKGDQKRIEQLVTYL; encoded by the coding sequence ATGCCGAAAATGAAAACTCACAGAGGCGCTGCAAAACGTTTCAAAAAAACCGGCTCCGGTCAGTTGAAGCGTGATCACGCATACACCAGCCACTTGTTCGCCAACAAGTCCACCAAAGCGAAGCGCCACCTGCGCAAAGGCGCTCTGGTATCCAAAGGCGACCAAAAACGCATCGAGCAACTGGTTACGTATCTGTAA
- the infC gene encoding translation initiation factor IF-3: MTEVASISKDQLIVNEAIRAREVRLIGSDGSQLGVVPIKEALRIAQEADLDLVNVAPTAKPPVCRIMDYGKFKYEQAKKEKEARRNQKIIELKEVRFSSNIEEHDFQTKLRNVRKFLEDQHKVKCSIRFRGREITHSEIGQQVLERVATLCEDIAAPERKPKIEGRSMIMIMVPKAEK; the protein is encoded by the coding sequence ATGACGGAGGTGGCAAGTATTAGCAAGGATCAACTGATAGTGAACGAAGCGATTCGTGCCCGTGAAGTCCGTTTGATTGGATCAGACGGGAGCCAGTTGGGAGTCGTGCCCATTAAAGAAGCTCTGCGTATTGCGCAGGAGGCTGATCTTGATCTGGTGAACGTTGCTCCTACTGCGAAGCCGCCGGTATGTCGCATCATGGACTACGGCAAGTTCAAGTACGAACAGGCAAAAAAGGAGAAGGAAGCTCGTCGCAACCAGAAAATTATCGAGTTGAAAGAAGTCCGTTTTTCTTCCAACATCGAGGAACACGATTTTCAAACGAAGCTTCGCAACGTCCGCAAGTTTTTGGAAGATCAGCACAAAGTGAAGTGCTCCATCCGCTTCCGTGGACGTGAAATCACTCACTCCGAGATCGGGCAACAAGTCTTGGAACGTGTTGCGACCCTTTGCGAGGATATTGCCGCTCCAGAGCGCAAGCCGAAGATCGAAGGACGCAGCATGATCATGATTATGGTGCCGAAAGCGGAAAAGTAA
- the moaA gene encoding GTP 3',8-cyclase MoaA, which yields MNKQVFDSQKRPLRDLRISVTDKCNFRCQYCMPAEIFGPDYPFLPQHKLLTFEEITRLTSIFTSMGVEKIRITGGEPLMRRNIADLIGMIREVEGVRDIAMTTNGSLLAKHAEELKRAGLDRVTVSLDSLDDERFGVINGRGYRVSQILQGIEAAAEAGLGVKINMVVQRGVNDQDILPMARYFREKGHILRFIEFMDVGNSNGWKLDQVVPSREIIQMIHSEMPLEPTNPNYYGEVASRYRYVGTDQEIGLISSVTQAFCSTCTRARLSAEGKMYNCLFASNGEDLREPLREGKSDEEIQEMIRSIWHRRDDRYSEERLKNTPGLPKRNKVEMSHIGG from the coding sequence ATGAATAAGCAAGTGTTTGATTCACAAAAACGTCCTCTCCGTGATTTGCGTATATCCGTGACAGACAAATGCAATTTTCGCTGCCAGTACTGCATGCCTGCAGAAATTTTCGGGCCGGATTATCCGTTTTTGCCGCAGCACAAGCTGCTTACCTTTGAAGAGATTACGAGATTGACGTCTATTTTCACTTCAATGGGCGTGGAAAAAATACGCATCACCGGCGGAGAGCCGCTCATGCGCAGAAACATTGCGGATTTGATCGGCATGATTCGCGAAGTGGAGGGCGTTCGGGATATAGCCATGACGACAAATGGCTCCTTGCTGGCCAAGCATGCCGAGGAGCTGAAACGTGCCGGGCTGGACAGAGTGACGGTCAGTTTGGACAGTCTGGATGATGAGCGCTTCGGAGTGATCAACGGCAGGGGGTATCGCGTCAGTCAGATTTTGCAGGGAATTGAGGCGGCTGCCGAAGCTGGTCTTGGCGTCAAAATCAACATGGTCGTGCAGCGCGGGGTCAATGACCAGGACATCCTGCCGATGGCTCGCTACTTCCGGGAGAAGGGCCACATACTGCGCTTTATCGAGTTCATGGATGTGGGCAACAGCAACGGCTGGAAGCTGGATCAGGTGGTGCCCTCCCGAGAGATTATCCAGATGATCCACAGTGAAATGCCGCTGGAGCCGACCAATCCCAACTACTATGGCGAGGTCGCATCGCGTTATCGATATGTGGGGACTGATCAGGAGATCGGTTTGATCTCTTCGGTTACGCAAGCTTTCTGCTCCACCTGTACGCGTGCCCGATTGTCAGCAGAAGGGAAAATGTACAACTGTCTGTTCGCGTCCAACGGTGAAGATTTGCGCGAGCCGCTGCGGGAGGGAAAAAGCGACGAAGAGATACAGGAGATGATCCGTTCGATCTGGCATCGACGGGATGACCGTTATTCGGAAGAGCGGCTGAAAAACACGCCGGGTCTGCCCAAGCGCAACAAGGTCGAAATGTCCCATATCGGAGGCTAG
- a CDS encoding molybdopterin biosynthesis protein — protein sequence MRKIYLEDTPLREAQEQLKKRISFLPKIETIPTARALGRVTAEPVYAKVSMPNYHASAMDGIAVKAEKTYAAHEQNPVRLKHGMDYVEVDTGDPIPAPFDAVIMIEYVHQVDEQTVEILEPVAPWQHIRPIGEDVVVGEVIVPAHHKLRPVDLGALLAGGNLQVPVYRKPKVIIIPTGSELIPPSEHVAEGEIIEFNGTVFAAYLEEWGAEPVLHSIVKDDYATIREALRAAVQEADIVLLNAGSSAGREDYTVHVVEELGEVLTHGVATRPGKPVVVGIVEGKPVIGLPGYPVSAYLNLEWFARSLVQHYYGVMEQERQRIHATMGRRVVSVMGAEDFIRMTIGYIDGKYIANPLTRAAGVTMSMVRADGLLRIPPGDLGYEQGELAELELYRPLEQIHRTIVATGSQDLTMDVLDALLRRSGPDRFLVSSHVGSMGGIMAIQKGEAHIAGVHLFDEESGTYNLPFVEKYLRGKDIVLLQLVYRQQGWMVKKGNPLGIFTVVDLIRPDVTYINRQRGAGTRLLLDHLLKQEGIDREQIYGYSREAVSHLSVAAAVSGGTADVGLGIYSAAKAMGLDFLPVAEERYDLLMSGSFYRSKEGAQLLECIRSQNFVHEVERLGGYNCRDTGSIIYMSPPF from the coding sequence ATGCGGAAAATCTACTTGGAAGATACCCCGCTTCGGGAAGCACAAGAGCAGCTCAAAAAGAGAATCAGCTTTTTGCCAAAAATCGAGACAATCCCGACGGCCCGGGCACTGGGCCGTGTGACTGCCGAACCGGTCTACGCCAAGGTCTCTATGCCGAACTATCACGCATCCGCTATGGACGGAATCGCGGTAAAAGCGGAAAAAACATACGCCGCCCATGAGCAAAATCCGGTCAGACTCAAGCATGGCATGGATTACGTAGAGGTAGATACGGGTGACCCCATTCCCGCTCCGTTTGATGCGGTGATCATGATCGAGTACGTGCATCAGGTCGACGAGCAGACCGTTGAGATATTGGAGCCCGTCGCTCCCTGGCAGCATATCCGTCCGATCGGAGAGGATGTGGTGGTCGGGGAGGTAATTGTCCCGGCCCATCACAAGCTGCGCCCTGTCGACCTGGGCGCGCTGCTTGCAGGCGGCAATCTCCAGGTCCCGGTCTATCGAAAGCCGAAAGTGATCATCATTCCGACCGGCTCCGAGCTGATCCCGCCTTCCGAGCATGTGGCCGAGGGTGAAATCATCGAATTTAACGGCACGGTCTTTGCCGCCTATCTGGAAGAATGGGGGGCAGAGCCGGTCCTGCACAGCATTGTAAAGGATGACTATGCCACCATCCGGGAGGCGCTCCGCGCTGCCGTGCAGGAAGCGGATATCGTGCTGCTGAATGCGGGTTCGTCAGCGGGACGTGAGGATTATACGGTTCATGTCGTAGAGGAGCTGGGCGAGGTTTTGACCCATGGCGTGGCGACACGTCCGGGCAAGCCGGTCGTCGTCGGGATCGTGGAAGGCAAGCCGGTCATCGGCCTGCCGGGATATCCGGTTTCCGCCTATCTGAATTTGGAATGGTTTGCTCGTTCACTCGTTCAGCATTATTATGGAGTGATGGAGCAAGAGCGTCAGCGGATTCACGCGACGATGGGAAGGCGCGTGGTCTCGGTGATGGGAGCAGAGGACTTTATCCGCATGACCATTGGCTATATCGACGGGAAATACATCGCCAACCCGCTTACCAGAGCTGCCGGCGTAACCATGTCCATGGTGAGGGCAGACGGACTGTTGCGGATTCCCCCAGGAGACCTCGGATACGAGCAGGGTGAGCTTGCAGAGCTCGAGCTGTATCGCCCGCTGGAACAAATACACAGAACGATTGTCGCCACCGGCAGCCAAGATCTAACGATGGACGTGCTGGATGCCCTCTTGCGCAGGTCCGGTCCTGATCGGTTCCTCGTCTCCTCCCATGTAGGAAGCATGGGGGGGATCATGGCGATCCAAAAAGGAGAGGCGCATATTGCCGGGGTTCACCTCTTTGATGAAGAGAGCGGCACTTATAATCTGCCGTTTGTCGAAAAGTACCTGCGGGGCAAGGATATCGTTCTCCTCCAGCTCGTCTATCGCCAGCAAGGCTGGATGGTGAAAAAGGGAAATCCGCTGGGGATCTTCACCGTAGTCGACCTGATCCGCCCGGACGTTACCTATATCAACCGCCAAAGAGGGGCCGGAACCAGGCTCCTGCTCGATCATCTGCTTAAGCAGGAAGGGATCGACCGGGAACAGATTTATGGTTATTCACGTGAAGCCGTCTCCCATCTCAGTGTGGCGGCAGCGGTTTCTGGCGGGACTGCCGATGTCGGGTTAGGCATCTATTCCGCGGCAAAAGCGATGGGGCTCGATTTTCTCCCGGTGGCGGAAGAACGGTACGATCTTTTGATGAGCGGCTCTTTTTACCGGAGCAAAGAAGGGGCCCAGCTTCTGGAGTGCATTCGTTCCCAGAATTTTGTTCACGAAGTGGAGCGCCTCGGGGGCTACAACTGCCGGGACACAGGAAGTATCATATACATGTCGCCTCCATTTTGA
- a CDS encoding molybdopterin molybdotransferase MoeA gives MKFFKVKTVSESLSIIADQFRPLRPPVQLPIADACGMVLAEDIVSGEQVPHFSRSTVDGFAVRARDTYGASDSLPGFLDITGRIEMGKAPEQLLKEGQAQAIPTGGMLPEGADSVVMIEHVEEIDDLLNVYRQVAPGENVIRAGDDVQQGELVMTAGHRLRPQDLGVLSAIGRTEVRVFPRPIVGILSTGDEVVPTDKKQLAPGEVRDINSVTVGATAQQYGAKVIQGGIVRDDYETFAARARQLFEEVDFLILSGGSSVGTRDFTVQVMQALGEPGVLIHGVATKPGKPTILAKANGKPVMGLPGHPVSALIMFRLFALPLLDKLQGLRPCETDTRLSAKISRNVPSAVGRTDYIRVKLEERADGLWAVPVFGKSGLISTLVESEGIVEIGQNKEGIIEGEAVKVYMLS, from the coding sequence ATGAAATTTTTTAAAGTAAAAACCGTTTCTGAGTCGTTGTCGATCATCGCTGATCAGTTCCGTCCACTCCGGCCCCCTGTACAACTGCCGATTGCTGATGCATGTGGCATGGTGCTCGCAGAAGATATCGTCTCTGGTGAGCAGGTGCCGCATTTTTCCCGCTCCACGGTAGACGGTTTTGCCGTGAGGGCCAGGGATACCTACGGCGCGTCTGATTCATTGCCGGGGTTTTTAGACATCACCGGAAGAATTGAGATGGGCAAGGCACCGGAGCAGCTTCTCAAAGAGGGGCAGGCTCAGGCAATACCGACGGGAGGCATGCTGCCAGAGGGAGCAGACAGCGTCGTCATGATCGAGCACGTGGAAGAAATCGATGATTTACTCAATGTTTACAGGCAAGTCGCTCCAGGAGAGAACGTGATTCGCGCTGGAGATGATGTCCAGCAGGGGGAGCTGGTCATGACTGCAGGTCATCGGCTTCGCCCCCAGGATTTGGGGGTGCTTTCGGCGATCGGAAGGACGGAGGTACGGGTATTTCCCCGTCCCATCGTTGGCATTTTGTCGACGGGCGACGAGGTCGTCCCGACGGATAAAAAACAGCTTGCTCCCGGAGAAGTAAGAGACATCAACAGTGTCACAGTGGGGGCAACAGCTCAGCAGTACGGAGCCAAAGTCATTCAGGGCGGGATCGTCCGGGACGATTACGAGACGTTTGCAGCCAGGGCCCGCCAGTTGTTTGAGGAAGTTGATTTTCTCATTCTCTCCGGCGGCAGCTCTGTCGGGACGAGGGATTTTACCGTACAGGTCATGCAGGCGCTCGGTGAACCGGGCGTGCTGATTCACGGCGTAGCGACCAAACCGGGAAAGCCGACGATTCTCGCCAAAGCGAACGGAAAGCCCGTGATGGGATTACCCGGCCATCCCGTCTCCGCACTGATCATGTTTCGACTCTTCGCCCTTCCGCTGCTCGACAAACTGCAAGGCCTTCGTCCCTGTGAAACTGATACGCGGCTTTCGGCCAAGATTTCGCGCAATGTCCCATCGGCGGTCGGGCGCACAGATTACATCCGGGTGAAGCTGGAAGAGCGGGCGGACGGCTTGTGGGCGGTCCCTGTCTTTGGAAAATCCGGCCTGATCTCTACACTCGTCGAGAGTGAAGGAATCGTGGAAATTGGTCAGAACAAAGAAGGGATCATCGAGGGCGAAGCTGTCAAGGTATATATGCTTTCATAA
- a CDS encoding ubiquitin-like small modifier protein 1, which produces MIVKVFANFREICAAKSVDVPMTDGNRVIDILESLIRMFPALEEEVFTPERTLKPFVHVFINGRNVIHAEGLETRVLEEDQFALFPPVAGG; this is translated from the coding sequence ATGATTGTAAAGGTATTTGCCAATTTTCGTGAAATCTGCGCTGCGAAGTCAGTCGATGTGCCGATGACAGACGGCAATCGCGTGATTGACATTCTGGAGTCGCTCATCCGCATGTTTCCTGCTTTGGAAGAGGAGGTCTTCACACCGGAGCGAACACTCAAACCGTTCGTACATGTCTTCATCAACGGTCGCAATGTCATCCACGCGGAGGGCCTGGAGACCAGAGTCCTGGAAGAAGATCAGTTTGCGCTGTTCCCTCCCGTGGCAGGAGGCTAG